The Oncorhynchus kisutch isolate 150728-3 unplaced genomic scaffold, Okis_V2 Okis05a-Okis16b_hom, whole genome shotgun sequence genome contains the following window.
GTTGAACTAGCACACTGCAGtccacatacactgagtatacaaaacattgaagtgcctttgaacagggtatggtagtaggtgccaggtttgtgtcaagaactgcaacgctgctggatttttcacgctcaacaatttCCTATGTGTGCCAAAGGACTTCCAgtcaactgtgagaagcattggagtcaacatgggccagcatccctgtggaacactttagacaccttgtagagtccatgccctgaataactgaggctgttctgagggcaaggggggggggggggggggggggtcaattgaAATTGACTTAACTAGTAATCAAACACTAATCAAACACTACTCTTGATAAAACATTGTAGGTGTGAGGTCATATAGAATGTATACAGTTGTCTGATAAGGTTATGGTCAAAGGAATGAATGGATTGAGTTGGTCACAACACTACTTTAAACACTGTCTAACTTTACTGGTGATGTTACCTAGATTGTAGGCCTATAAAAATAAGGAATGATATTACTTTATGTGATAAGTAGGTTATGGGTAAAGAATGTACTGATTGAGTCGTTCAGGGTGTAAGCAGATTCCTATTGGAGAGGACGCAGCCATGTGGGCGTGGCTGTCCATAGTAAGCGGCCAAGGTGTTGTTATTCGGTATGGTTAGGAGCCGGAGCAAGAAGACGCACGAGGGAAGACAGTCGTGGagtgtagatttttttttctgagaACAGGAGGCTGTTTCACTAAATATTGTTTAAAGAAAAAGTGTGGCGCAAGGATTAGGCGTTGCTGTCTGAAATTCCGTCTGCATTGTCGAGTCGAAATGGACTTTATTTGATTGCACCGGAGGCGCGTTTCCTAAAGGTACATTGGGAGTGAATTTAGTGTTGGCAATATTTATCAGATGGCGCTTCTCTCTTTGATTGGCATTGCATATTGATGAGGTAGCTTACATTTTCCCGTGTGATCGACTTGGTGAGTTATACATTTGATCAACTTGTTTCATCACTGTATTTCTTAGCCTTTACGTGTGAGTGAATAAGACTCACACCCAAAGTGCATTGGGTGTATTATTGATAGAACATAGAAACAGTAATACAATGTTTCAAACGGTCAGAGCGCATTTCCTGCCCAATAACCTCAAGTATCTTTTTTGTGGGAATCCACAGTGTTGGAGGAGCTTCCATGGCGACCATGACGTACATCTGCCCAATTTACATCAGCGTTCTGTGCCTGCTCCTGCTGATGCGCGCACTACCGGTGCGCGCTGCCTCCAAGGCCATCGTGTGTGAACCCATCACGGTCCCCATGTGCAAAGGCATCGGCTACAACCTGACCTACACGCCCAACCAGTTTAACCACGACACTCAGGACGAGGTGGGGCTGGAGGTGCACCAGTTCTGGCCGCTGGTGCGCATccactgttcccctgacctgCTCTTCTTCCTCTGCAGCATGTACACCCCAATCTGCATCCCGGACTATCGCAAGCCTCTGCCCCCGTGCCGCTCCGTGTGCGAGCGGGCCAAGCGCGGCTGCTCCCCCCTGATGAGCCAGTATGGGTTTGAATGGCCCGAGAGGATGAGCTGCGAGGGGTTGCCAGAGCTGGGTGATGCTGACCTCCTCTGTATGGACCGGAACAGCAGTGACGCCACTACTCTGTCCCCAGGCCCGGCCTTCCCCCCGAAGCCTACCCCCAAGGCCCCCTACCGCAACCCAGCCCGCCGCAGGCCGCATCTCCTGCCCAAACCccaccacagtcaccaccaccaGGACTGTGAACAACGCGGCTGCCGCTGTCGCCACCCCCTGGTGTCCGTCAAGCATGAGGCCCGCTCACTGTACGGCCGCGGCGTCCACACAGGCCCCGTGGAGAACTGCGCCCAGCCCTGCCGTCAGCCCTACTTCACCCCGGACGAACACGCCTTCACCTCCCTCTGGATCGGCCTGTGGTCGGTCCTCTGCTTCGTCTCAACCTTAACTACGGTGGTCACGTTCCTGATTGACCGCGAACGCTTCTCCTACCCCGAGCTGCCTATCGTCTACCTGGCTGCCTGCTACCTCTTCATCTCCCTGGGATACATGGTGCGGCTGGCGGCGGGCCACGAGCGCGTGGCGTGCTCCGAGGACGGCGGGCACGTGCTGTACGACGCTTCGGGCCCTGCCGGCCTGTGCACCTTGGTGTTCCTGCTGGTCTACTTCTTTGGAATGGCCGGCGCAATCTGGTGGGTGGTGCTCTCGCTCACCTGGTTCCTGGCGGCGGGTATGAAGTGGGGCAACGAGGCCATCGCCGGGTACTCGCAGTACTTCCACCTGGCCGCCTGGCTGGTGCCCAGCGTCAAGACCATCGCCGTGCTGGCCCTGAGCGCTGCTGACGGAGACCCTGTGGCAGGGATATGCTACGTGGGCAACCAGAGTGTGGAGAGCCTGCGGGGCTTCGTGCTTGCTCCCCTGGTGGTCTACCTCTTCACAGGCTCCCTCTTCCTCCTAGCGGGGTTTGTGTCGTTGTTCCGCATCCGCAGCGTCATCAAGCAGGGGGGGACCAAGACGGACAAGCTGGAGAAGCTGATGTTAAGGCTGGGCCTCTTTACCGTCCTCTACACGGTCCCTGCCGCGGTGGTGGTGGCCTGTCTGGTGTACGAGCAGCACCTCAGGCCGCAGTGGGACAGGGGTCTTTCCTGCTCCtgccaggctgagagagagaggctaagcCTAGGGCCAGACCACGCCATCTTCATGCTGAAGTACTTTATGAGCCTGGTGGTGGGGATCACCTCGGGGGTGTGGGTGTGGTCGGGGAAGACTCTGGAGTCGTGGAGGAGGTTCCTGGGGAGGTGCTGTTGTTCATGTCCCTGCTGGGGCAACAAACCGTCCAGCGCGTCAGTATACAGCGAGGCCAGCACATCCCTCACGACACGCACCGGGCTGCTCCCCTCGCAGTCTGAGCACAAGTCCCTGTCGCACCCATCTGTGTGACCAGACTGGATGGACGCTTGTCAGACTCATGGTACTCCACAGAGAGTGACTGGATGGATGCTTGTCAGACTCATGGTGCTCCACAGAGAGTGACTGGATGGATGCTTGTCAGACTCATGGTGCTCCACAGAGAGTGACTGGATGGATGTTTGTCAGACACATGGTGCTCCACAGAGAGTGACTGGATGGATGTTTGTCAGACTCATGGTGCTCCACAGTGGCTGACGGAAACTAGATGGATGTTAAATTAACTTATTGAACAGATTGTAAATTATGTAAACTATTGTCTTCACATAAGGACATGTTTAAACAAATTGTGGCAATATGAGTATTTTGTATTATTTCCTAGTTCTCATTCTAGACTCATTGCAGATTTCCCCTGAAGTTGGAACTTTTTAAAAGGTGTTCATAA
Protein-coding sequences here:
- the LOC109885172 gene encoding frizzled-5-like, whose protein sequence is MATMTYICPIYISVLCLLLLMRALPVRAASKAIVCEPITVPMCKGIGYNLTYTPNQFNHDTQDEVGLEVHQFWPLVRIHCSPDLLFFLCSMYTPICIPDYRKPLPPCRSVCERAKRGCSPLMSQYGFEWPERMSCEGLPELGDADLLCMDRNSSDATTLSPGPAFPPKPTPKAPYRNPARRRPHLLPKPHHSHHHQDCEQRGCRCRHPLVSVKHEARSLYGRGVHTGPVENCAQPCRQPYFTPDEHAFTSLWIGLWSVLCFVSTLTTVVTFLIDRERFSYPELPIVYLAACYLFISLGYMVRLAAGHERVACSEDGGHVLYDASGPAGLCTLVFLLVYFFGMAGAIWWVVLSLTWFLAAGMKWGNEAIAGYSQYFHLAAWLVPSVKTIAVLALSAADGDPVAGICYVGNQSVESLRGFVLAPLVVYLFTGSLFLLAGFVSLFRIRSVIKQGGTKTDKLEKLMLRLGLFTVLYTVPAAVVVACLVYEQHLRPQWDRGLSCSCQAERERLSLGPDHAIFMLKYFMSLVVGITSGVWVWSGKTLESWRRFLGRCCCSCPCWGNKPSSASVYSEASTSLTTRTGLLPSQSEHKSLSHPSV